CGGGCGTGCTCGCCAAGCTGGGCGACCCCGAGGGCGCGACGTGGCTGCTGGAGCGCACGCGGCGCGGCCGGTGGACCGCGGACCGGGCTCTCGCGGTGGAGCTGTGCGGCGAGCTGCGAGTGCCTGGGGCCCTGGAGCGGCTCAAGGCCATCCTGGACGACGGGAAGGATGCCGCCCGAGGCGCGGCTGCACGGGGCCTGGGCCGCCTGGGAGATGCACAGGCGCTGCCCTGGCTGCTGGTGCTGTTGGAGGACCGGGGCGCCACCGAGGACCTCCGGCTGGACGCGGCGGACGGCGTGTGGCGCCTGGGCGGGAGCGAAGGGCGCGAGCGCATCCGCGCGGCCATGTCCACCTTCACCTCCGCCGAGGCACGGCTGGAGCTGACCGACTTGTTGGAGGAAGAGCCATGAAGCTGGTGGATGCGCACTGCCACCTGGAGCCGAAGGACTTCGCGGAGGTC
This portion of the Myxococcaceae bacterium JPH2 genome encodes:
- a CDS encoding HEAT repeat domain-containing protein — encoded protein: PEELPDTLLPRLRDEDSGVRLEATGRLADLALPQARGALAGMLEDDLPQVRFEAARGIAALKHPAGLDVLLAALDEEALRFRALGALAELEDARALPAVKRLFGKWLLPAFDKTQAAGVLAKLGDPEGATWLLERTRRGRWTADRALAVELCGELRVPGALERLKAILDDGKDAARGAAARGLGRLGDAQALPWLLVLLEDRGATEDLRLDAADGVWRLGGSEGRERIRAAMSTFTSAEARLELTDLLEEEP